ATCGAACTCTTGATCTTTCAGATTTAGCGCTCTAATATTATGTCATGATACCATTCATCCCAAAAATTTCAACTAATGAAAAAAGataacactaatgattatatctctaatactccataaatctctattgtacacattgtacaaatattccattggCTCCTTATACTTTTCCAATTGTAAATGCAAATATTACAAagggaaagtatgaggagctaatgagatatttatacaatgtgtacaatggaggtttatagagtattagagatataattattagtgttacattttcCCATCAGCTgaaacttttgggatgagtggtatcatgacatggtattaaagcgctagatccgaaaggtcaaAAGTTCGATCCTTGGTGTATCCTTTGtactcggatggttattctaaatAGTATAGGAGATGTTCATTTCATAATTCAATagccattgtacacattgtacaaatagtccATTATCTCCCTAGCGGGATCctattacaaaaatgaaaaattataatGGGAATGAAGTTTAGCAACATGGATTATCGTTCACCGCAAAAAACTAAAGCACATGAGAGTTTGTTTCAAACTCTATGTACCATGAACAATAAGGATATTGATGAATTGAATCCGAACATTATGTACCAtgaacaataatatatatattttttgaagtatataaaaataatttagacgTGATTgtgataattaattaagtattatatattctttaaaagtttattttacatAGCAACCAATTATAAAAGGCTTTCTCTCTGTCCAAAAAGAGCTTCCCCTGTGCTAAAAAAAACCCCAATCCCCGTTTCCCCCAAATAAAAAAGCCTACTTtgttcaaacaaaaaaaagccTATTTTAAGTGGATTAAGATGCATTGTCTATAAAACAGAATGGATTTCTGGTGTTGTAATAAGTACGCTTGGATtcattaccaaaaaaaaaaaaaaaggtacgCTTGGATTCAAGACTTAATTGAAGTTAATAATAGATGAAAATTCTTAATGTTGAGTGTATGAATGTGTATGTGTATGAATATTGTGATTTTGGAGGAATATAAGCATAAATTTATGTGACAGCCTAAGATCAAAACTATAATTGTGTTTAAAAAAGGCATTTGtctatgatttttttttggaagACTCCCTAACAAGTAAATTGTAACTTGGTAAGATATGAGGTCAAGAGACCTCATATCAAAAGAAAAGGTCACGAAATCAATAAAAACTATTTAACAATATGATCATAATGAGAAGAGTAAAATTGAATATGGACCTGCTTAAATATATATGGTTATATTGATTTGCAATCCCTCTTACTAAAATGCTTGATAAGAcatatgtatttttaaaaatattatttgtatgtTAAATTtagtcattaaaattaattattatatatttatatataaatatatgtatagtttaatttatttttaatatatattttatattaatagttaattttagtgaataatcactcatcccaaaagtttaagctaattttaggGTTCACCAAGGATCAAATTCTTGACCTTTTGGATCTAGAATTTTAATATCATGTCATaaaaccactcatcccaaaagtaTAACCTGATAGaacaatgtaacactaatggttatatctctaatacttttTAAACctctattgtacacattgtacgcttaagccattggctccctatactTTCTCTATTAATATATTTTGCACTCCTTTGCATTGGTCGGGACtattaataatttcttttaGATACAAAAATCTAAATGAAACATGCTCTTGATTTTCAATTATCCccttgattttttgtttttttttttaaatgttttttactGAATCTAAAATGTTACTTTCACCCAAattgatatatataattttgatgagACATGTCAACCTTTTCTTTTTATAACTTTAGGACAAGCGAATATAAAGAAATGTCTTATCCACATTGATAGGGTTTgctaaatattaaaaacatgCAACTTGGGAAAATTTTTAGTGTGGTGTAAAAGTTAACCATTTATGCAATAAATGATTAATCATAACTCATATAAGTCTTTAGGTTTTTTAGGGCGTTTGGATAGGTTTATAAGtgactttttttttaacttatgaAAAAATGTATTATTAATGTCTagtacaatttttaaaataaaattataatttttttaaaaactattttggTATTTAaggagaagttaaaaaaaatgacttttttcataataaaaaactttttataatttttctcttaaaataaatacttttaaaactaaaaaattaaacacaaaataacttatttataagttacttttaatataaatatgtattatttaagctatttcttcaaaaataacttaatttaGTTGTTTATCTAAATTGGGCCTTAGTCTCTCATTGTTTCAATTACATATCCAACATgtaacaaattaattttcattttaatatcGACAAAAATAGTAATGTTAGGacgagaaaaaaaaagtttaaatttattttatttaatatttattaattttaataataattaataaatactaaataaaataaattttaactaattttaactaattttgGTTGTTATCAAATATTTTCGGGCAATAATAACAAAGCAATAATAAAAAGAGTAGTGTCTATAATCGAATTATTACTGCATTCATCCATtacaaaataccaaaatattattttctggCCTATAAAATGCCATGTAATTTCTGTTTTCTTTATATGAATTACAAGCTGCCCCCTTGGATTTCTGCTACAAAACGATGGAGAACACATATAGGATTATTAACTTAATATCATAcaaacatataatatatattggTATTAGAGAAGAAGTACATATATATTTACAGATGAAGGGAAGTATCAACATCAGAGCTGTCAAAATTTCTTGATGACGAAGATGCACCTTGTGGTGATGACCATAAACtataggaggaggaggaggatggtgatgatgatgatgatttcaTGGTATAGTTATGATGATCATAATAACCTTGCTTGGAATTCAAGTTGAGACCAAGAGAAAGAGAATCATCATGAAAACCTGGCCTATGTGATGGAACCATCAACCTTGGTTGTAGAGAGTTATTATTATTCCTCTGTGATGCTTGTTGGTTCTGCAAAGATGATAAATTACCCCTCAGATCATGAGTTtctgaagaagaggaagaagaagaagaagaagacagcaACTTAAGAAGTTCTTtcccttctcttctttctttcacTTTCTCCAATTGCCTAAACCTCTCTTGGAGAAGAGCAATGGAGGAATTCACCATTGTGTGATCATTATCTTGCCTACCCATTTGGCAATgacataaaaattttcaatctttggggaaaagtttcaaactTTAGGACTTCTTTGATGTTGGGGTAAGTGGGGATGATTATGGGGTGGTCTATATTTTGGTGAATTTGTCATGTAGTGGCTTGGAAGTGGTATATAATACAAGAGGGTGCATATTAGGAgatcatcatttttttttttatctgttGAGCATTATTGTTTAGTGTTTTGGGGTCCTTCTAATTGGATTCCTGATGATAGCAACAGAGATTAGAATCGACTGCTGTTTGAGAAGATGACAAATGGATACAAGTTAAAAAGTTAGTAATAGGGTAAGGCAAGGTCACAATGATGTGTGGCCAAAGGGACTTTTTGAATGAGGAAAATGTTAAGGGTTTGTGTCCAAATTGATGATGCAATGTAGCATTTGGAAGGGAGTGTTGTGAAGAATAAATGGTTAGGTAATGCTTATCTGGGCTTGTCATTTTTTTCCACTGTTTGCTTGGGAGAAGATGGTACATCTTTGTTTGGTTTTGATGGTATAATTccttctctttttatttttctaaaaataattttattcaaacattttcaaagaaaaaaaaaacatttaaatataattattatcgTATTTTGTGTCAACTAATGATTTATCTATCataatagtaaaatatataGTGTCTCGAATCATAAGATATTTAAATCAGATCACATTTCTCTAAATTTGGCTAGAATTTGATATAAATCTGTTGAATTTCTGAGAGAATAGcagaataaaagaagataatatTATATGAACTTGTTGTATTGAAGTTGTGTTTTACATGATACAAAAATCATTCTATTTATAAAGATACTTTCAACTAACTTCATAAATATCCATCTACTAACTATTAGGTATTACTGACTTAACTCCCAACTACTAATAactctaataatattttaataaaatccTTTCATGAATTCATTTATAATACACTATAAATATTAAGTGaaatatctataaaataaaatacttttttttattataattttcatatcttttgGACTTTAACTAAGTCAATCATCCGGATTGAGATCATCTCCCTATAAAATTAACCTTAAGAAGTTACTGCTGAACAAATTCAACTAtagatatattaaaaaaaaaaagaaagaaagaaaatgttgAATTGTTGAATTGAATAAGCCCATTCTTGTTTTGGAGCTTGGAGGTTGGAAGGTTGGGGCTACGAAGAAGAGACAAAAGGAATTGAGAAGGAATATTTTTGGAGTTAGCAATCAATGATTAATTAGTCCATTGTGTCTATGAAGGGAAAGATAGAAAACTCAAGTCATAGCACTGTGTAATGTGTATACATCTGGTTTGTTCAACGATACTATCTAACTACTTTTAAATTGTAGCTTAATAATCTTTTTGAAACCACAAGCATGGTGACAAATGATATACTATTCATAAGAAATGGCCTATAGTGTGTCGTTTGTATTCTTAGAGTGGTTATTCTAACATTACTTTTATTATATTGTTGCCAATTACAACTACCGAATCATGACATTTGCAACAACTGATAAACTAAAGTCAAAACAAGTATGATTAATCTTCTATGTTACTATTATGCATGCCACTTTCAATTCATATCTTCTTCCACTAATATTAACATCAAATTTTTTCTTCCTTAATTTATTGAAGaagtaaatattatttttattggatataGAATGGCAAGAGAAGTAGTAGTAGATATTTAGTTGATAACATAAAaagctttttctattttttaacaAGTGCCTTTTAAATGTATacaaattttaagaaaaatattaaaatattattgaataaaaaattttttggctctcctattattattattattattattattattattattattataaatgaaGCGACTAAATACTTATTTTTGTCCTTGAGATTCACGCGATTACTCAATTTGgtttccaaaattcaaaattacctATACTAGTCCTCCAGATTTAAGTCTGGATACCAATATGATCCCTTAACTCTTTTCAACGATGACTTGGCAAATAGAGTGTTGATATAACACCTTTTCTGTTACACTGAATGATGAGTAAACAATGTCGTTTATTTTTGGTGTCAAACAAGTCAGAAATGAAGAATAGTGGAggtagagaagaagaagaatacttTATTTTAAGTCTCCATCGTTTCTTCTCTCTTAATATACAAAGCGACGATATTTCTTATTTGTTTGGGTGCCAATAGTAAATAACGTCATTTATTCATCATCATGCGTGATAAAGAGAGTGTCATCTCAGCATTTCGTTTGTGTAATTATTGAAATAGGTAATGACGTGAATCTTATGGATTAAAATGAGTATTTAGTCCAATGAAGCTTTCTATTAAGAGGAGGAGTAATCAAAATAAAGTTGGTTAATGACAAAGGATAATGCAATGTGTATGAAATGAAATTGAATGAAACAAACGAAACAAAACGAAATGAAATTGAGTGAATCAGAAGAAGAAAGGTAATGAATGCAATGCAGAACCTTGCTCAATCTTTCTCTCTCAATCCATTTCTCTTTCAAGATCGTAACTTTACTCAATTCCCCCAAACCCCACACCAATTCCACGCTCTCTATCTCAAAAGCGGCACCTTGAATCacccttctctctcttctcgCCTTCTTTCCCTCTACACGGACCCCAAAATCAACGACCTCAAAAGTGCCCTCTCCCTGTTCGACGCATTGCAACAACCCTCTCTGCTTTCGTGGAACTTGATCATCAAGTGTTGCGTTCAGAACCACCGTTCCAATGATGCTGTTGCACTCTTTCGCCGAATGGTTCTTCATGGGGTTGTGCCCGATGGGTTCACGCTCCCTTGCGTGATCAAGGGCTGTGCTCGCTTGGTTGCGGTTCACGAGGGAAAACAGGTTCATGGGTTGGGATTGAAAATTGGGTTCGGTTCGGATAAGTTTGTGCAGAGTAGTTTGGTGAGCATGTATGCGAAGTGGGGTGAGATGGGTGTGGCTAGAGAAGTGTTTGATCGAATGGAGGATAAGGATTTGGTGTCTTGGAACTCTTTGATTGATGGGTATGCTAGAAATGGTGATGTTGAGTTTGCGATGAAGCTGTTCGATGAAATGCCTGAGAGGGATGAGTTTACTTGGACTGCTTTGGTTGATGGGTTATGCAAATGCGGCGAGGTTGAGACTGCAAGAGAGGTGTTTGATCAAATGCCTAGTAAGAGCTTGATCTCCTGTAATGCTATGATTAATGGGTATATGAAGTGTAGGAAAGTCCATCTGGCTAATCAGTTGTTTAGCCAGATGCCGGTGAGGAGTCTGATAAGCTGGAACTCAATGATAGCAGGTTTCGAGCTCAATGGGTGGTATGTTGAAGCTTTAGAGTTGTTTGATGCACTTTTGAAAGAGGGACTCATGCCCAGCAATGTTACAATACTCGGTGCTCTTTCAGCAGTTTCAAGTTTAACTGTTCTCAGTAATGGAAGATGGATTCATTCGTTTATGGTTAAACATGGCTTTGAATTAGATGGCGTACTTGGTACATCGCTGATAGCAATGTATTCCAAGTGTGGCAGCATAGAGAGTGCCATGAAAGTTTTTGAAGCAATAGCCAATAAGAAGTTGGGACATTGGACGGCTATAATTGTGGGGTTAGGAATGCATGGCTTAGCTGACCAATCTCTTGAGCTTTTTCAGCAAATGCGCAGAATTGGAATGAAACCACATGATATAACTTTCATTGGAGTGTTGAATGCTTGTAGTCATGCAGGATTGGTTGATGACGGAAGCCGAATTTTTCACATGATGATAGATGAATACAAAATCAAGCCAACAGTTGAGCATTATGGTTGCTATGTTGACATTTTGTGTCGAGCTGGACATCTAGAGCAGGCAAAGATGATCATTGAAAGCATGCCAATGAGGCCAAACAAAGTTATCTGGATGAGTTTGCTCGGCGGTTCTAGGAACCATGGAAATTTGGAAATTGGCGAATATGCAGCTCATAATTTGATTGAGGCAGATCCAGATTTCACTGGGTGTTACACCGTGCTGTCAAACATGTATGCTGCAGCTGGGAAGTGGGATAAGGTTTCGCAAGTAAGGGAAAtgatgaagaaaagaagagtatcCAAGGATGTTGGATGCAGCTTCATTGAGCACAGAGGCCAACTTCATAGGTTTATTGTGGGTGATAGATCACATCCGCAATCTGAGGACATATATGCAAAATTGAAGGAGATGAGGGAAAAACTGAAACAAGCTGGTCATGTTCCTGATACAAGCCAGGTTCTACTGAATATtgaaggggagaaagaaaaggaaTCTGAATTAGAGAACCACAGTGAGAGGTTGGCCATATCATTTGGCCTCATCAATATGGAAGGCACAACTCCTATTCGTATCATAAAAAACCTTAGAGTCTGTAATGATTGCCATGAAGTTACTAAACTCCTGTCTGTAATCTACCATCGCGAAATTGTAGTTAGAGATAATAGCCGGTTCCATCATTTCAAAAATGGATCATGTTCTTGCAATGATTTTTGGTGATTGCATTTCCATTAGCATTATAGTATGTCATGGATTCTTGGGCAGCTTTGAACATATTTGTCTGAGTTGTTTCCCTGTCTCCTTGTCTAGTTGTATATTGATCTTAAAAATTGATATAGCCATTGAAAACTTGAAATTCATCGGCTTCTTTTCACTTGTTAAAATGCAGATGAACTTCATCTCAACAAATTGGTATAATATAGCACAATCAATGATGATTGTAATTACTAAAAATGATGTAAGATGTAAAATGATTGTAATTACTAAAACTGATACCAATGCCAAATATATATCCACCCAAATAAGTGTTACATATTATGGAATTATATATTTCTTTCACAATTATATATTAACAGGATCTCTTTCAATTatgttaattatattataaaaatgaaCATATTTAAGTGCTTCAAATTGTTGAGGATAAATAAGAGATGAAACTAGCTGTAGTGTAAGGCATGTGATTAGGAGTTAGTTATGTTGAGTTGTCAAGTTTGTTAGAAGGATAATTAGTTGTTAGAAAAATCTGTTTCAGCTGTGACTATAAATTCAAGAGAAAACCTACTCTGTAAGTAGTTTTTTTAAGAATCAATAAACTCAATTTCTCGtgctcttctcttctctctgcTCTCTACTCCCTTTCTCTCTCGCTCTTGATCTCTTTTCAGATCTAACAGAGTTTTCTGATACCTTCTCACAAATATGACATTTTTAAAGATGATATTCTTCCCTTGTCATTTTCTTTGTGTAGAATATAGCCATTTAACTATAAAACACAGAAAAGGAAGTTTAATAGCTTAAAACTCTAAATTTAGTCAGGTTTTTGTGTAATTATCACTTTTAGGAGTCCTTGAATTTCTGTTGATATCTAAGTTATTCACATATGAGGAGGATGTTATTTGAAAAAGTAGAAACCATGTAAACTAACACATTCCAATCAGTATTACAAAACCATGCATAAGAGCTGACATATCTAATATATCATTGTTCTCATCATACAGATTCTTCTGCTCATAATTACATCAATGTCAATGAGAACTAGCAGAAGATTTCAGCATAACAGACACAAGTTATCCTCATTTATTGTCCAGGGACAAAGTTAGTGGCATAAGCCCAAGCATTGTTGGCAACAGGGTCAGCAACATGGTCAAACAGGTTCTGAATAGGTCCCTTGCCAGTAACAATGGCCTGAACAAAGAAACCAAACATGGAGAACATAGCCAACCGGCCGTTCTTTAGTTCCTTCACCTTCAACTCGGCGAATGCTTCGGGGTCATCAGCCAAACCAAGAGGATCAAAGGCACCACCAGGGTAAATTGGGTCTAGTCCTTCACCAAGAGGCCCTCCACCAACTCTGTAGCCTTCAACAAATCCCATGAGCACAACCTGGACAGCCCAGATTGCAAGAATGCTCTGAGCATGGATCAAATTCGGGTTCCCCAAGTAGTCGAGGCCACCCTCTGAGAAGATCTGTGCTCCAGCCTTGAACCAAACAGCCTCACCAAACTTGACACCATTCTTTTCAAGGATTTCTGGGAATGTGCATCCAAGTGCACCAAGCATAGCCCATCTGCTGTGAATCACCTCCAGCTCACGGTTCCTTGCAAAGGTCTCTGGGTCTGCAGATAATCCGGCAGTGTCCCATCCGTAGTCACCGGGGAATTCTCCGGTCAAGTATGAGGGGATTTGGTCGGAGAATGGACCCAAGTACTTGGGACGGTCAGGTCCATACCTTAACAGGGACAATCAAAGTTAGATTCTTAAGCAAATAGGCCTGCTAAACAAAATGTTGTATTTCAAAAATCAGCTACTAAATCAGTGtattttttgtgtatttatACATGTGCATTttcaatataaatatttttgtgaCTATTGAGAAATATTACAACATGAAAAGTTACATGGTTAATAGCTAGGTAgttattttctgttattttattattcataggTATAGATTCACCTTTTGACCCTTATAACAACAACCATATTGTGACTATATCATGAGATAAAACAAATAACAttgtatataatatattatataaagtTTTCTGATATGAAACAGAAAAATGTTACAAATATTTTGAATAGagtaactaactaactaactagcTAGTGCCAACTGCCAAGTATAATGTTTAATTTGCAAACAAGTTTAAGTTGTTACCAAATGCTCTGAGGGGTACTCTTCACGGTACGACGCATGTTAATGCGGCCTTTGCCGGCGCCACCAATCTTGCGGAGAAGCTCATTTCCTTGCTTCAAGGCAGTTTGGCCGGTGAATGCAGATTGCTGGATGGCAGAGGTGGCCATGGTTATGTTatgatttcttttgttttctttcttgttgTTGTGGAGAGTGAAGGTTGAGAGTAGAAAGGTTTATAGAAGGGTGGTGGATGAGGATATGCACAACTCAGCAGCTTCTAATTGGTTGTTGAGTTGCATGTAGATTCCCAAGCTGATATTTTCTGATGGCAATGTGTCTCTCCTTCTGCCACGTGGATGCAAAGATCTTCTTGCTCAGATGTTTTCAAGAGGGTCAATCTAAGCCACACAAATTTGGTGCACCAATTAAAAGCTATGCTTAGTAAAAGGGGTTGGATTTGGATTGGGCGAATATTACACTAAAATATTGCCCATCacatctttatattttttttatattttttattgaaaggAACAAAAGAGACAGGCTTGTTGTGAACACCTCAGCCTCAAGTCACAACTCACAAGGTGTTAGATCATGTTTGCTACATTCCAAAATTAGGTTTTTAAGAAGTAAGAATTACAATTTACAAGacccaaaagaaaagaaaaaaaaaatgtttaatgGCCTTAACAACTTCACTTGCTGAGAATATTTAACTTTTGTTTAGatagctattttcttcttttttttcctttatttattttgttttgcaTGCTGGATGCATCAAAGCCAAGGAACACAACTATAAGAGAGTCATCATATACAAAGAAGATTTAACAGAATCAAGATTTTCTACAGAAATTTATTCTACTTGCACATTCACAAATCAcaatcacaatcacatgaaGTGTGATGGATGGAATGAATATGAATAATGAATAATACACACAATGGTAGCACCTACAACTGCGTTATTCAATATTCTACACATACAAGTGCAGGTTGCATTTTAGAGACTAAATTGCAATCTGCAAATGAATTATTATACACAAAAAAGTGAAAAACTATACACAAAGGTACTACCTAGAACTATAAATTACTGAAGTGGTGTGTTACAATGCTACACACGAACATGTTAAGTTCATCCACTATCTAAGTATCTGTTTCATTTGGTCAGGGAAGAAAAGCAACATCAGAAATGGAAATCCCAAAGGGAGATAAAACCAACGTGACCAATTAAACAATCCAGAGGGAGAAGTACTTGTTTCTGAAGCATTACTGGTGCTAAGAATCACTGCTAGATTCTTCAGGATCCATTCAAATACACATGAAGAGAAACCAAGAAGGACACAGATAGCCCAGTGTGGAACATTCAGCCTCATGCAATAATATGCTAGGCATTTTGCATACTCAATCATCAGCACCTGCACAAGAATGCAAAAAGCTAAAGCCACCAAGAAAAAGTAGCTTTTCAGAACAACTTTGACAACTTGCTTTTTCAACAAATTCATGGTGTTGAGTAGATTGAAGACCTGGCAAAATAGGAATGAGTTGAAGATCATGGTTTTCCTAACTTCTTTCTCTTCATTAGTTCTATGGCCACTGAATTTGAGCATCATCGATACCCAAGTCTGGTACAAAACCTGAACAGCTATGCTCTTCAAGATCTCTCTTGTTATAACTGATTGACTCCTTGATGATTGAATAGCAAGAAGCTTTTCCTCACAACTCAACTGCATTATCATCATTAGGCCACCAAGAAGGCACATTACAAAATTCACCCAAACAAATTGGAATGCTGTTAAAGGTGATTCTCCTGTGGAGATTGTAGTAATCAAGGTTATGAGTGAACCTGATATGCTAAAGGTGAGTTGAAGTTGAATGAACTTCTGAATGTTTCTGTAGTTATTTCTACCAGCCATAACAATTGGTTTCAATGCACTGAAACATCTGATGGTTATTCCAGAACTATCTGTGTCCACTACTGTGCCTAGAGAATCATGGATTATGCCTACATCAGCTACTTGCAGAACTGAACTATAGCTAGTTGTCCTTTTTCCAACAAATGCAACCACATGACCCTTTTCTTGCAAGCATTGTACCATGAGAATCTTGTCTTCAAGGCAAAAACTTCCCATTATGAGGGCCAGGTCCACCTTATCCAATCTAGCACTTTCATTCAAATCTTGAAGTACTTTTCCTTCAAGAAAAATGTCAGCTAATGTCAATTCAAATCCTAGTTCCTGAGCTATGTCCTTCACTACCACAATTGCATCCTCTGAAACCAGTATGATCTTTAATCCAGCTTCTCTGAGCTCTTCCATTGCTAGTCTTCTGGATTCTTGACATGTTCGTTCGAGACCCATCAATCCTAACAATATCAATTCATCGTGTTCAAGTTCTTGCACAGTAGTTTGTTTATGAGCAAATGCAATTGGCTTCAGACCACTATTTTCCATCTCCTTAATCACTtcttcaaatttgattttctgaTTCCCTATGGTGTGGCATTCCCCTTTGCTATCATAGTACAGCGAACACATATCCAATACCGCGGATGCATCACCGCTCCAGTGCAGGTGCAGATTTTGATCATTCTCCCCAACCTTTTTCAACAAAACTCCACTGCCTTCTTTGTCAGAATCCAGTTTTCTGTGCTCTAGAGTGTCAAAATTTGTTGTAAAATACTCTCTATTCATTCCCGATGTTGTTTCAGCCCAAGAAATAAGTGAACTTGATATTGGAGAAAGCTGAAGCTCTGGTGCAACAGATAAAACAACTCCATGTTGAAGCATACTGAGAACAACTTGATTAACTTCTGATTCCTCAACCTTGCTAATATCTTTCTCCCCC
The Arachis stenosperma cultivar V10309 chromosome 7, arast.V10309.gnm1.PFL2, whole genome shotgun sequence genome window above contains:
- the LOC130940502 gene encoding calcium-transporting ATPase 12, plasma membrane-type-like isoform X2 gives rise to the protein MSGDDDVVGGANINNLGASLLITSSRYIKIWHRTTKYIGILIYLKKSTPYTALPPARSKSYHEIEIASDDDQEEKVEHDGPLCSPLSDQHTEEGLIGNGNYKVLPGHDGTSFTKCLSNCFKRNNYVISVLLCSAGLSFATEFKQEGPKYGWHDGVAIVIAVILIVAFPSITNYWRERKMMKLSKRKEKMIFTVEREGLLERRIEKPICYIDKFVLLVSASVALVVLIRLICKSNGDSGDLPELKGNVSVGLVMEFLQRTFLRPYGRISILTGLVTVVVLCVQHGVPLMVTVSLYYQKVVSRKDAVINGLSACTTMGLVTVICIDVSGGLTSELMKVSRVWMGEKDISKVEESEVNQVVLSMLQHGVVLSVAPELQLSPISSSLISWAETTSGMNREYFTTNFDTLEHRKLDSDKEGSGVLLKKVGENDQNLHLHWSGDASAVLDMCSLYYDSKGECHTIGNQKIKFEEVIKEMENSGLKPIAFAHKQTTVQELEHDELILLGLMGLERTCQESRRLAMEELREAGLKIILVSEDAIVVVKDIAQELGFELTLADIFLEGKVLQDLNESARLDKVDLALIMGSFCLEDKILMVQCLQEKGHVVAFVGKRTTSYSSVLQVADVGIIHDSLGTVVDTDSSGITIRCFSALKPIVMAGRNNYRNIQKFIQLQLTFSISGSLITLITTISTGESPLTAFQFVWVNFVMCLLGGLMMIMQLSCEEKLLAIQSSRSQSVITREILKSIAVQVLYQTWVSMMLKFSGHRTNEEKEVRKTMIFNSFLFCQVLMIEYAKCLAYYCMRLNVPHWAICVLLGFSSCVFEWILKNLAVILSTSNASETSTSPSGLFNWSRWFYLPLGFPFLMLLFFPDQMKQILR
- the LOC130940502 gene encoding calcium-transporting ATPase 12, plasma membrane-type-like isoform X1; its protein translation is MSGDDDVVGGANINNLGASLLITSSRYIKIWHRTTKYIGILIYLKKSTPYTALPPARSKSYHEIEIASDDDQEEKVEHDGPLCSPLSDQHTEEGLIGNGNYKVLPGHDGTSFTKCLSNCFKRNNYVISVLLCSAGLSFATEFKQEGPKYGWHDGVAIVIAVILIVAFPSITNYWRERKMMKLSKRKEKMIFTVEREGLLERRIEKPICYIDKFVLLVSASVALVVLIRLICKSNGDSGDLPELKGNVSVGLVMEFLQRTFLRPYGRISILTGLVTVVVLCVQHGVPLMVTVSLYYQKVVSRKDAVINGLSACTTMGLVTVICIDVSGGLTSELMKVSRVWMGEKDISKVEESEVNQVVLSMLQHGVVLSVAPELQLSPISSSLISWAETTSGMNREYFTTNFDTLEHRKLDSDKEGSGVLLKKVGENDQNLHLHWSGDASAVLDMCSLYYDSKGECHTIGNQKIKFEEVIKEMENSGLKPIAFAHKQTTVQELEHDELILLGLMGLERTCQESRRLAMEELREAGLKIILVSEDAIVVVKDIAQELGFELTLADIFLEGKVLQDLNESARLDKVDLALIMGSFCLEDKILMVQCLQEKGHVVAFVGKRTTSYSSVLQVADVGIIHDSLGTVVDTDSSGITIRCFSALKPIVMAGRNNYRNIQKFIQLQLTFSISGSLITLITTISTGESPLTAFQFVWVNFVMCLLGGLMMIMQLSCEEKLLAIQSSRSQSVITREILKSIAVQVLYQTWVSMMLKFSGHRTNEEKEVRKTMIFNSFLFCQVFNLLNTMNLLKKQVVKVVLKSYFFLVALAFCILVQVLMIEYAKCLAYYCMRLNVPHWAICVLLGFSSCVFEWILKNLAVILSTSNASETSTSPSGLFNWSRWFYLPLGFPFLMLLFFPDQMKQILR